In Thermomonas carbonis, a single genomic region encodes these proteins:
- a CDS encoding VWA domain-containing protein, whose amino-acid sequence MSLLSAVHFLRPWWLLALLVLPLIGWWWQRRAQQRNPWRDVVDAHLLPHLLEASAGQRASAWPRWLAPFAAALAIIALAGPGFGKDEQPLWQAQEPLVIALDLSSATLARDLPPTRLAQARAKLATLLRERAGGQVALVAFAGNAFTVAPLTEDAANIALFLDALDPGVMPEDGHRTDRAIEWSQGLMRQAGFARGQILLLTDRADGTDIAAAAKANAAGYRVSVLGLGTAQGGVFDTPEGLGQARLDASALQRLASSGGGGYQALSPGDADLRALGVLDPRQDAGTSVRGQKVSRWRDDGYWLLPVVLLLCLPLFRRGAAFALLLACGMWLPMAPASAQAKQPSAGSLWQRADQAEHARMQDGIAAYKRKDYSGAIERFSTVGGAEGQYNLGNALAKAGRYDDAIAAYDRALALQPGLKDAAFNRNLVRLAKRMPKRPQDQGESKDGKGGQPQPQKPGQPGQQDKPQAPPSQGRGEQARKPSPPTSQPAQDAQSQAKADAAQRERMQEALQQQGKRPGQQPASGERDKPAETAEQRERRLANEAWLQRVPDDPGALLRARFLLEQQRRRGATP is encoded by the coding sequence CCTTTGATTGGCTGGTGGTGGCAGCGCCGGGCACAGCAACGCAATCCGTGGCGCGACGTGGTCGATGCACACTTGTTGCCGCACTTGCTGGAGGCGAGTGCCGGGCAACGCGCGAGTGCCTGGCCGCGCTGGCTGGCGCCGTTCGCGGCGGCACTGGCGATCATCGCGCTGGCCGGTCCCGGCTTCGGCAAGGATGAGCAGCCGTTGTGGCAGGCGCAGGAACCGCTGGTGATCGCGCTGGATCTGTCCAGCGCCACCCTCGCTCGCGATTTGCCACCGACGCGGCTTGCGCAGGCGAGGGCCAAGTTGGCGACACTGCTGCGCGAACGCGCCGGCGGGCAGGTGGCGCTGGTCGCGTTCGCCGGCAATGCCTTCACGGTGGCCCCGTTGACAGAGGACGCGGCCAATATCGCGTTGTTCCTGGATGCGCTCGATCCGGGCGTGATGCCGGAAGACGGCCATCGCACCGACCGCGCGATCGAATGGTCGCAGGGCCTGATGCGCCAGGCAGGCTTCGCGCGCGGGCAGATCCTGTTGCTGACCGACCGCGCGGACGGCACCGACATCGCCGCGGCGGCGAAGGCGAATGCTGCTGGCTATCGGGTGTCCGTACTGGGATTGGGCACCGCGCAGGGCGGGGTGTTCGATACGCCCGAAGGGCTGGGCCAGGCACGGTTGGATGCCTCCGCCTTGCAGCGCCTGGCATCGAGCGGTGGTGGCGGTTACCAGGCGCTGTCGCCGGGCGATGCGGATCTGCGCGCGCTGGGCGTGCTGGATCCTCGGCAGGATGCGGGCACCAGTGTGCGTGGGCAGAAGGTCTCGCGCTGGCGCGACGACGGCTACTGGCTGCTGCCCGTGGTCTTGCTGCTGTGCCTGCCGCTGTTTCGACGCGGCGCTGCGTTCGCGCTGCTGCTCGCGTGCGGGATGTGGCTGCCGATGGCACCCGCATCCGCCCAGGCGAAGCAACCATCGGCTGGAAGCCTGTGGCAACGCGCCGACCAGGCCGAACATGCGCGCATGCAGGACGGCATCGCTGCCTACAAACGGAAGGATTATTCGGGCGCGATCGAACGCTTCTCGACCGTCGGCGGCGCGGAAGGCCAGTACAACCTCGGCAACGCGCTGGCCAAGGCGGGTCGCTATGACGATGCGATCGCCGCCTACGATCGCGCGCTCGCATTGCAGCCCGGGCTGAAGGACGCGGCGTTCAACCGCAACCTGGTACGGCTGGCGAAACGAATGCCCAAGCGCCCGCAGGACCAGGGCGAAAGCAAGGACGGCAAGGGCGGTCAGCCGCAACCGCAGAAGCCGGGACAGCCAGGCCAGCAGGACAAGCCGCAAGCGCCGCCATCGCAAGGCAGGGGCGAACAGGCGCGCAAGCCATCGCCGCCGACTTCGCAACCCGCGCAAGACGCACAGTCGCAGGCAAAAGCCGATGCCGCGCAACGCGAACGCATGCAAGAAGCGTTGCAACAACAGGGCAAGCGCCCGGGCCAGCAGCCGGCATCCGGTGAACGCGACAAGCCTGCGGAAACCGCCGAACAGCGCGAACGCCGGCTCGCCAACGAGGCCTGGTTGCAGCGCGTGCCCGACGATCCCGGCGCATTGTTGCGTGCGCGTTTTCTGCTGGAGCAGCAGCGTCGTCGCGGAGCGACGCCATGA